GCGGCCCTGGAGCGCCATTATGGCTCTAAGAAGGCGCGCAGGGCTCTGAGCAATCCACTCGATGGCCTGATCCTTGCCATCCTTTCCCAAAAGACCCGCAAGACGCATACCCCCGCGCGTGACGACCGTCTCCCCTCCAATCTCTGTCCCTCTGCCCGATGACATCGGCGTCACTCTTCGGTTTGGACGAACTGGGGCGCGATCCGCACCTTCTGGCTGTCCAGGCGGTCGCGGCCGGCGGCAGGGTGGGCCCCCTGTATCTGGTCGGTGGGTACCTGCGTGATTTTCTGCTTGGCTCCTTCGACGTGGCTAATGACAGGCGTGGCAGGGCGAAGCGGATCGACCTCGATCTGGTGATCTGGGGGAAACCGGAACTGTTCGGTCGCGATCTGGTCACGGCCCTGGAAGGCAGCCTCATTCGCCTCGAACCAGAGACGGTTCGGGCCATCGTTAGATCCCCGATCGGGGTCGAGGACAGGTCTGCAGGGATGATCGTCCAGATCGACATCAGTCGATCGAAGGGCGAGACAATCGAAGACGATTTGGCTCTCCGCGACTTTACGGTGAATGCCATGGCCGTGAGGCTCGACACCCGACACCCGACACCCGACACCCTGTCTTTAATTGATCCGGCGGGTGGGCTGAACGATCTAAAGGAAAAGCGCCTTCGAGCCCTTGCCCCATCGGCATTCGATCGCGATCCGCTTCGCCTGATCAGGGCAATTCGCCTGGCTGCAGAGCTTGGCTTCACTATTGAGGAGACTACTCGGCAGTGGATCGTCGAGCGCGCATCGCTCCTCGGAACAGTAGCCGGGGAGCGTCTGCGAGACGAGCTGTTCAGGGTCCTCGATACGGTCCCCGCAACGCCTTGGATCGAGCACCTCGACGTCCTGCAGCTTCTGAAGGTGCTGGTCCCGGAGGTAGAGGCGCTCAAATCAGTTCCGGCAAGCATGCCGCATCGTCTGCCCCTCTGGGAACACTCGCTTCAGACGCTTCGGTCTGTCGAACTGCTGCTCACGAATCTTGAGCAGCTCTTTCCGGAAGACGCCCTCTGGTTACGCGAGCGGCTCGGCCTGGAGATCGAGGCTGGCGTCACCGAGGCCGCCATCCTCAAGCTGCTGGGGTTCCTGCACGACATCGGCAAGCCGGAGACTCGGAGCATACAACCAGATGGTCGAGTCCGGTTCCTGGGGCACGAGCAGGCCGGTCTGCCAGTCCTCACTCGCCTATGCGAACGCCTTCGCCTGGGTCGGCGGGCAACAAACCTCGTAACCAACATCGAGCGATATCATCTGCGGCCGATCCATCTCTCGAGTCTGGCAACGGTCACCGCCAGTGCGCAGTATCGTTTCTTCCGGGAGCTGGGTGATGTTGCCCCCGTTGTGCTGTTGCACTCCTGGGCGGATCTGCTGGCCACGATCGGTGGGGAAGCCGAGGAGTTCAGCCGGCATCAGGTATTCCTGCGCGAGGCGTTCCGATTCTACAGAGCCGAGTTCATGGCAAGCCAGGTAAAGCCCATCGTGCGAGGAGACGATCTGATCAGGATGTTCGGCGTTGTGCCAGGCCCTTTCCTGGGATACGTACTTGATCGCTTGCGGGAAGCTCAGGCGACTGGGCTCTTCAACAGCCGCGAGGATGCTCTGGCTTACGTCCAGGAACATCTTGTATCGTGGCAGCAGTCGTTCGAGGTGCGACCCTCTTGAGTCACGCGCCAAAAATATGCGCGTCAAAACCATTGACAAGCGTGAGTGCTTTTGTTAGACAGAAGAGGGCGCGGGAGTAATTCAGCGGTAGAATGTCAGCTTCCCAAGCTGAACGTCGCGGGTTCGAGTCCCGTCTCCCGCTCCACGTTGGTCAGCGTTCAGCCATCAGCGGTCAGGTTTCAGCTTCTGAAGTGCCCTCAAGTCTCCAAGGATTTCCCTATGCTTGGTCTGGGTTGTAAGCGTGGCACTGTACGGGAGGACTGTAGGCCCTCTCGTAACGGGCGGGGATAAACCCCGCCCCTACAAAGCGGAACTGCCGGGTTGAGTGAGTTCGGTTGACGCCGAGTCCTGTTGCTCATACACTGAACACGTTCGGGTTATAGCCGTCAGTCTTCAGCGTGTTGCTGAGAGCTGATTGCTGATTGCTGGTTGCTGATTTCCCGTCGAGGGGGGCCTCATGAAAACGCTTGGCATACTGGTTGGAGGTGGCCCCGCGCCAGGCATTAATGGCGTGATCGCTGCTGCGACGATGGAGGCTCGCAACCATGGGGTACGCGTCCTCGGCTTCTACGATGGGTTCAAATGGCTTGCACGAGGCGACGTAAGCCACGTGATAGAGCTCGAAATCGATGAGGTGTCTCGGATCCATTTCGAAGGGGGTTCTATCCTTCGAACGGCCAGGGAGAATCCGACCAAATCCCCGGATGCGCTCCGAAATGTGGTCGAGGCGCTGAACAAATTGGAGGTGTCATGCCTGTTGACAATCGGGGGTGATGACACCGCCTTCGCGGCGTGTCGGCTATCGGAAGCCGTGCAGGGTCGAGTCGCCGTCGCGCATGTGCCGAAGACGATCGACAACGACCTCCCACTCCCGCAGGAGGTGGCGACGTTTGGCTTTACGACGGCTTGCAACCTGGGCAAAGAGATCGTTCAGAATCTAATGGAGGATGCGGTGACGGCGAATCGCTGGTTCTTCGTCACAGTGATGGGCCGACGGGCGGGCCATCTGGCGCTTGGCATAGGAGGCTCTGCCGGCGCCACTTTAACGGTCATCGGAGAGGAGTTTCCAGAACCGAGGATCCCCCTTCAGACGCTGGTTGACATCCTGGAAGGCGCTATCATCAAGCGGCGCGCCTCCGGGAAGGGGTACGGCCTGGCGATTCTGAGCGAAGGGCTGGCCGATAAACTTGATCCTGCTGATTTCGGCTCGGTTGAGCGGGACGGTTATGGGAATGTCCGTCTCTCGGAGCTTGTGTTGGGGCGAGTGCTGAAAGAGCGGGTTACTGAAAGCCTTCGCGCGCGAGGTGTCGATGTGACGATCGTAGCTAAAGATCTTGGCTATGAGCTCCGCTGCGCTCCACCCGGCGCACTGGATATCCTATATTGCCGCGGTCTTGGCTATTGGGCCACCCGTTTTCTGTTGGACGGTCACACGGAGGCCATGGTGACCATCCAGGGGGGGAAGATGGTCCCAATCCCGTTTCAGCAGATGTTGGATCATCGGACAGGGAAGATCCGTGTCCGGTACGTTGATATCAACTCCGAGTCGTATCGGACGCTCCGGGCCTATATGATCCGCTTGGAGCCTCAAGACTTTGAGACGCCAGGGCAGATCGAGACGCTCGCGCATGGCGGGCGCCTCGATCAGGCTGAATTCGTAAGCCGGTTTAGTTATCTTGGCGATCGACGCTCATAGAAGCTGCAGTAACCAGGAGGAGTATGTTTCTCGCGAAGGAGTCAGCACAATGAGATACTGGAGGCGAAGCATTCACCGCATGGTCTTCGGCGTGGTGGTCGTGCTGGTTCCGTGTACGCTCTGGACGGGCTCTTTGGCTTTGCTCGGGACAGGCCCTTCGACGTGGCTCAGGACAGGCTTGGCTGATGCGCAAGAGATCGTTTTCGTCAAGGCGCTAGAAGAGGCGAACAAAGCCATCCAGGAGGCGAGGGACTTCGAGGCGGATATCTATGCTCCGGGGGAGTTCGCCCTTGCCCTGAACTATTTAGCGCAGGCCAAGGATGAGGCAAAAACCTTCAGATCTGAGGCACAGCCGAAGCAGGATACTCACCTGTTCAGCGCCAGGAAGTCGGGGGAGGCGGTCAGCCTGCTAGCGGAGAAGGCACAGTACCAGGCGAAGGTGGCCGGGGCGAAGGCGATAGAGGTAAAATCCGACCGAGAGATCACCGCCATCAAAGCGCAGGTCGCCGATACCTTTAACACGGATGTCAACCGAAGCTTTACCCCGTTGCGGGAGCAGTTGCTGGGCGAACTGGGCGCAATGGAAGCCGTGAGGAAAGAGGCCCGCAGGGCGAGGGCGCGGGCAGAGTCTGTGCTACACACATTGACGCTCGAAGGGCAGGCCACGCCGGCGCCATAGCAGGAATTTTACCAGAGGCTTCAAAGCATTCGCAGTTTAGCGTCAAAGGCGCCGATGTTAGTCATGCGGAGAATAGAAGAATGATCGAGCGATTAGTCAGGGATCTGCTGAAGGAAATCGGCGAGGATCCCGATCGGGAAGGATTGGTCAAGACCCCGGAGCGGGTAGAGCGGATGTTAGCCTTCCTCACATCCGGATACGGCAAACAGGTGGATGATGTCCTGAACAAGGCGGTCTTCCAGGACAACTATGACGAGATCGTCGTGGTCAAGGATATCGACTTTTTTTCCTTGTGCGAGCATCATTTGCTTCCTTTTTTCGGTAAGTGCCACGTCGGCTACTTACCGGACGGTAAGATTGTCGGATTGAGCAAGCTGGTTCGGCTGGTGGAGATGTATAGTCGCCGACTCCAGGTGCAGGAGCGCCTGACCTCTCAGATCGCGAACGCCCTTCTGGAGGCCCTACAACCACGCGGGGTGGCCGTCGTAATGGAAGCCCAACACCTCTGCATGATGATGCGCGGCGTAGAGAAACAGAATAGCAAGGCCGTAACCTCATCAATGCACGGGATCTTCCGCGAGCGGATCGAGAGCCGGAACGAGTTCATGCAGTTGATCCGGTCGCACGCAACATAAAGGAACTGATCTCTCTCCAAGGGTAAGGGAGTACGATTACGGAACACAACCCATTGCGGCTGCCCGCATTGACCGGAATCCATTATTCCACTATATTACAGATTGAGCGGGAACTCTACCAGGCTGGACAGAGACTTAATCTCATCGGGGAACCTATGGGCGCTCACGATCACCATACAGAGGCAAAGAAGGTTGGGCCGATCCGATACGTCAGGCTCAGTATCACCGATAGTCGCAAGTCGGAAGACGACCACTCAGGTCGGCTCATTGAATCGCTGCTGAATGAGGCCGGGCATTACCAGGTCGCCTCGATGATCTTGAAGAATGATCCTAAAGGCCTGAGGGAGGTCATCAAGAAGCTGTGTGAAGAGGAGGTCGATCTGATCGTCATGACCGGTGGGACCGGGCTCAGTAAGAAGGATCAAACGATTGAAGCTATTAGTCCTTTACTGGACAAGGTGCTACCCGGTTTTGGCGAGCTGTTTCGAAGCCTGAGCTTCCACGAGGTCGGAAGCGCCGCCTTGATGAGCCGCGCCCTGTGCGGGACGGCAAAAGGAAAGGTGATTATAGCCCTCCCGGGATCAGTGGACGCAGTCCGTCTCGCCATGACGAAGCTCCTGATACCGGAGGTACAACACCTCGTCTGGGAGGCGTCTCGGTGAGACGGGTGAAGGAGTAAGACATGGCGGAGCGGGAACGAAAGCAAAAGCGCGAGGCCGGCGATGCCTCACCTGAGGCGGCCGAGCCGAATCCCGAGACCGTACAAAAAGGGAAGAAGCTCAAGGAGGATCTTGACAAGCTCATGGATGAGATCGACGAGGTCCTTGAGGAGAACGCTGAGGAGTTCGTAAAAAGCTACGTCCAGCGCGGCGGAGAATAACCCTGCAGGGTGGAGTCACGTATGCCTATCTACGAGTATCGTTGTACGAACTGCAGTCAGGTATTCGAAAAACTCGTCTTAGATCGCGATGCCTCAATAGAATGTCCACGCTGCCCAGGGGCGGCTGTAGAAAAGCAGTTTTCGGCCTTTAGCTTTAAAGGCGAGCGCAAGGTCATTGGCTCTGGTACCCTGGGTAGCGCGGGATCGAGTTGTGCGCCAAGCGGGTGAGGGAGCTGTGCCAACTGACCTCGGCGTGCCCGAGGTAAGGCTGTACTAATGGCAACCAACCCCGTCCGAGGGATATACGTATCAGATCACTCCTCCACCGGTCCCATCCGCACCCTCCTCCGGTTTCGGGAGCTACTCCGCCAGCTCGTCATTCGGGAAATCAAACTTCGCTATAAGCGGTCAGCGCTTGGGTTCGCCTGGACCGTGTTGAATCCCCTCCTCGCTATGGTCATCTTTACGATGGTCTTTTCCAGGTTATTCGGCAACCAGCCGCACTATCCGCTCTATGTGCTCACCGGCCTGCTGGGGTGGAACCTCTTCTCTCTGGGAACCTCCAGGGGCCTGGACAGCGTCGTCCTCAACGGTTATATCATCCGAAAGGTCTTTGTTCCCAAAGCGATCTTCCCGGTCGCGGCCGTTGTTTCGCAGATCGTGAACTTTGTCTTTACGCTGGTCCCACTCTTTGTCTTGATGATGGCTCTTGGAGCGAGTTTCAGTCTGAACCTCCTGTGGCTGCCGGTCCCCCTTTTGAGCCTGACCTGTTTTGCCTTAGGCATTGCCTTACTCCTGGGAACCTTCAATGTCTTCTTCCGGGACGTGAAGTACTTCTACGAGGCAGGGCTGCTAGCGTGGTTCTACGCCACCCCGATCTTCTATCCTGCGGAGATCATCCCAGATAAGTTCAAGCTCCTACTCCACCTCAATCCTATGTACGGTCTTCTGGAATCTCTCCGAGCTCCCATTTACATGGGAACAGCGCCGGCAGCGATCGCGCTGGTCTCCGGGCTCGCGCTCTCGCTGGCAATCCTCGCCGTCGGATGGATCGTCTTTCACCGATTCGAATCTCGATTCATCCATTATGTCTGAAGGACGAGTAAGCGGCTCAGTGTCTCAACTCGTTCAGACTTCCGAGGCAGTCGAGGTCCTTCAGACTTCAGCCCCAGTATCTCCACGAGGACGTTTGCCGGTCCTGGCGGTTGAAGATCTATCCATTCGTCTGCTATTGCATCGAGAGCGAATTCGGTCAATACGGGAGTACGTCATTCAGATGGTGAAAGGGCGTAAGAGCGAACGGGATGAGTTCTGGCCCCTTCGAGCGATCTCCTTTACAGTCCACTCAGGAGAGATTTTCGGTGTCATCGGGGCGAACGGGGCAGGAAAGAGTACGCTCCTGAAGGTGATCGCCGGCATCATCCCGCCCTCTGCTGGAAGTGTCGTAGTACGGGGACGGATCGCCCCCCTCATCGAACTAGGGGCCGGGTTCGACCCGTATCTGACCGGGCGAGAGAACATCTTCCTCTATGGATCCCTTCTGGGGTTTTCGCAGAAAGAGCTGGAAAGGCGATTTACCGGTATCGTCGAGTTCGCGGAGCTGGAGGAGTTTATCGATGTCCCCTTGATGAACTATTCGTCCGGGATGTCTGCACGCCTCGGGTTTGCGATTGCCACCGATGCGGAGCCGGACCTCCTGCTGATCGACGAGCTGTTCTCGGTGGGGGACGCCGCCTTCAAGAAGAAGTGCGAGGCACGCATGGAAACGTTCAAGGCCAAAGGCGCCACGATCCTGCTGGTCTCCCACGATCTCAAGCTGATCCAGGATACCTGCCATAGAGCCCTTTGCTTACATCATGGACAAGCCATCGCCGTCGGCCCAACCGACAAGGTCGTGGCCGAATACAACAAGCGCAGCGCCCCGTCATCCCCAGGCTAGCGACGATGCATGGTGTATCGCTTACCAAATGAACTACCCCGCGGCAAGCTGCGGGGTAGCGTCTTCTGTTCTGGCCCGTCATTTCGTGCGTGACACGCCTGCCCCGTACTTGATACGGGGCCTGTCCCGTACTGGATACGGGAGAATCCAGTCGGGCCCGCTGGATACCGGCTTCCGCCGGTATGACGAACTCGCGGCAAGCCGCAGGGTATCGACCATCGACGAGAATGAAGGACGGTTCTATCGCACCCCATCGAGATCTATCTCGGGTTATCACCCCGGCTCAGCCTCTCTACTCTCACCTTAACCAACCCCTATGCTTGTCTTGACAGTGGAGCGCGCCTCAGTCGATCGTAAGAATGGGTCCTTCGGCAATGGAGCAGTTCAGCATGCATGACCTCCTCACTGCCGTACCTCATTTGATGGCCAGCTTGCCCTTGTGGTCGAGTGGGGTGATCAGCGGAAACCTAGTGCAGCCGAAGTCGAAGACCCCTGAACGCTCTGCCAGAAACTCAACGGTTGTTTCTTGACCCGGATCGAGATAGCGTCTGATCTCTAAATCGGGGATAGAAAAGACGTGTCTGGCACCGTCGCTCCAGATACTCACCTTGACCAGCACCGATCTCCCTTCCCGGTCTACCACGATAACGGAGGGCTCACAGCGGTAGTTGCGGGCGATCATCGTGAAGGAAAGCCGCTTCGCTTCGGCGGGGGCCCCGGCTGAAGAGACGATCTCAGGAAAAAGCCCTGCGCAGCCCGTCAGGACCATGACGGAAGACGTCAATGACCAGATCCAGAATCGCTGCATGAGCTTACTGATTTTTGAGCCTCCCTGCGCTTCGTATCCTGATGTCGCACATTACCACAGGACTGTAGAAGTTTTCAAGTACGGTTGTCGAACAATACTTCCCAAAATCTGGAAAGGCCCCTATGATAAGGCTGTCTTATCGAAAACCCTTTCTCTCGGAATCACTATGGCAAAAACAAAGATCTTAATCGCAGAGGACGAACCTGCCTCCAGAGCGGGGCTCCAGGAGCTTCTCACCAGTTGGGGTTACACGGTCACTGCCGCTGCTAACGGTCAGGAGGCTCTGGAGAAGGCGGCCGAGTTGCAGCCCTCTCTCATCATCGCTGATCTCGTCATGCCAAAGATGGACGGCCTCACGCTGCTGCGAACTCTCAAGAATGACGCTACCCTCCCCTCCCTGATCATTTTGACCGGCCAGGGGACCATCGAGACTGCGGTCCAGGCGATGCAAGAAGGGGCCTACGACTACCTCACCAAGCCGGTCGATGTCGGGCGACTCCGCGTCCTTGTAGAGAAAGCGCTCGAGCGTGGAGCTGTGCTGAAGGAGGTCAAGCTGCTGCGCCACCAGGTCCGTCACCTGGGCCGGTTCGGCCGACTGATTGGCAATACGCGTGCTATGCAGGAGGTCTACCGACTACTTGAATTGTCGGCGCCTAGCACTGCGCCGGTCTTCATCTGGGGGGAAAGCGGAACCGGAAAGGAGTTGGCGGCCAGGACGATTCACGACCTCTCCCCACGGAAGCAAAGCCCCTTCGTCCCGATCAACTGCGCCGCTATTCCGGAAACGCTGCTGGAGAGCGAAGTCTTCGGTCACGAGAAAGGAGCGTTTACCGGCGCTACCGAGCGGAGAATGGGATGCTTTGAGCTGGCGGATGGCGGGACCATCTTTCTTGATGAGGTCGCGGAGATGAAGGTCTCCACCCAGGCCAAGTTCCTCCGGATCCTTCAGGAGGGCAGCTTTCGGCGGCTGGGCGGAGCCAGGGAAATCCACGTGGATGTCCGGGTGGTCGCCGCAACGAATAAGGATCCGGCGCAAACTGTCCAGGATGGATTGCTCCGCGAGGATCTCTACTATCGGCTGAACGTGTTCAGTGTCCACCTCCCACCCCTGCGGGAGCGGCGCGAGGACCTCTCACTCCTCATCCGATCGTTTATCGAGGAGTTTAAAGAGAAATATGGTACGGCGGTGCGCAGCGTGGACGCAGAAGCGCTCGCGCTCCTAACCAGGCACGATTGGCCCGGCAACGTCCGGGAGCTTCGGAATGTGCTGGAGCGGGCCGTCCTTGTGGCCCAGGGAAACATGATCACCTCAGCCGATCTGCCGCCGAACTTCCCCAGTCAGCGTCCTGGGCCGACCCCGGAGATCAACATCCCCGTCGGGATCACGATTGATGCGGCAGAAAAAGCCTTGATTCTCACAACGCTGGAACGCACGAACCAGAACAAGACCCGGGCTGCGGAGATCCTTGGGGTCAGCCTGAAGACGCTGCACAACAAGTTAGCCCGCTATCGGGAAGAAGCCTCCACTTTGGCTAACGCCCAGGAATAAGTCCACATGACACTCGGCATCCGAGGCAAGGAAATCCTCGGCATCAGTCTTCTGGTCTTCCTGATCGTCTCGCTCGCGTTAGTTGTTCACATTTCGACTACTACCCGCCTGGTCGTTCAGCATGCGGCGGAAAAGGGCAAACTGCAGGCTCAGCAGATCTTCTCCGGCAGCACTCGGGTGATGGCTCGTGCACGGGGGAGCCGTCCAGAGGTTGCTCTGCGACATGACCAAGAGCTCCGCGCGCTTCTCGATGCCAGCATCGGCTATTCCCCGCACCTGGTATATGCCATGATCACTGATCGCTCGGATACAGTCCTCATGCACAGCCAGCGTTCCCACGAAGGGCACAAGGCCCCATCCCGGACGAAGATCGAACAGTTGCAGGAGATGAACCCTCTTCGTCAGCTCCTGGCGCTAGCCCGCCAGCGCCAGGTATTTGAGACGACGCTGCCTCTCAGCCTCAACGACCGGCCCTTCGGGGCGATCCGACTCGGGCTGGCTGGAAGCCTCCTGTGGAACGAACTCTCACCCGCCATCTGGGGGAGCCTGCTACTGGCGCTGTTCACCTTCCCGCTGGCCTGGGCCGTGGCCTTTGGCCTCTCCAGCCTTGTCCTGGTGCCGTTGCGCCAGATTGCCCAAGGCGTTGACCGGATGGCGCGCGGCGAGTTCGACACGCCAGTCGCGTTTGATCGTCATGATGAAGTCGGGGAGATTGCCGAAAAACTCAACCTCCTGGGACGCCAGCTCCAGGAGGACCGGTCCTCCCTGATGAGTGAAAAGACCAGGCTGGAAGGGATCGTGCATTGCCTCGAAGACGCCATCATTCTGCTGAACAGAGAGCAGGCGGTCATCTTCGCCAATCCGGTGGCCGAGGCCCTGCTGGCCTGCCCCCTCATGAATGCTGTCGGTCAATCGTTGGGGCATATCCTGGGGGAGGCTCACCCCTTAGCCGAGGCAGTGGGCGAAGTCTTCCTGCGCCAACAGCCGGTAAGAAACCTTGCGCTTACGGTGCCGGGCGACCGCGACACACCCCTTGATATCCTGGCCTCCGCCTACCCAATCCTGGACAAGAACGGTGTGGTCGGGGGAATGATCCTCTTAAAAAACACCGAACCGCTCCGACAGATCCAGTCGCTCGTGGACTATTCTCGAAAGCTAGCCGACCTTGGGAAGCTCACCTCGGGTGTTGCCCACGAAGTCAAAAATCCACTGAACGCCATGATCATTCATCTCGAGCTGTTAAAACAGAAGCTCAACCGCCCTACGGAGGATGTAGCTCGAAGCCTGGACGTGCTGGGGAAAGAGATTTATCGCCTCGACCGTGTGGTGCAGGGCTTTCTTCGTTTTGTCCGTCCTCAGACCCTTGAGCTTCGCCCTCTGGACCCGAACAAGCTACTGCAGGAGGTCGCCCAGTTGACCGAAGCACAAGGAACGTCTCGGGGGATCGCGTTCAGCTTTTGTCTTGATGAGGAGATTCCTCCGATCAACGCCGATCATGAGTTACTTCGGCAGGCCTTCCTCAACCTAGTCCTGAATGCCTGTCAGGCTATGCCAGACGGAGGAACGGTAACCCTTACGACAGACCGGACCGCTGAGGGCAGGATCTGTGCCCACGTAATCGATCAGGGGGTAGGCATCCCTCCTGAGGACCTCGACAAGATCTTCCGTCTCTATTATACTACCAAGACGGATGGAAATGGGATCGGGCTTTCGTTGGTCTACCGGATCGTTCAGATGCACGGTGGGACTATCGAGGTGGACTCGAAGATGGGGCAAGGGACCACGATGACGGTCAGCTTTCCTACCTCTTAGCTTGGAGCAAAGGGTTTAGCAATAATGGCCTCACAGATGATCGTCACATTGCTGAGCCTTTTTCTGACGGCTGGGTGCGCCCAGATTCAAGCGGTATTCACGCCAACGCCTCCGCCACACGTCCCCGCACGCCCCGCACGCCAGGAGCCACCAACACCACGCTTATCCCCCCAGGTAAGCTCTGACCGTGAGACGCAACTGACGGAGGAGGTCAATACCATGAGCCGGGGAGTCGAGCGGACTTTGCTGTCGATCGACCGTCAGAAGCTGAAGGCCGACCAATGGGAAACCTACCAAACCATTCACAGCTTTCTTACGCAGGCCAGAGAGGCGCTTACGAGCAAGGACTTCCAACAGGCCACGAATTTGGTCCAAAAGGCGCGAGTTCTGTCTAGCGAGCTTTCCAAGGCCGTTCGTTGACGAGTAATAATTACCCCCCCTCGTACTGACCTGGTAAGCGCCCCTTTCAGGCACGC
This genomic stretch from Candidatus Methylomirabilis limnetica harbors:
- a CDS encoding sensor histidine kinase, encoding MTLGIRGKEILGISLLVFLIVSLALVVHISTTTRLVVQHAAEKGKLQAQQIFSGSTRVMARARGSRPEVALRHDQELRALLDASIGYSPHLVYAMITDRSDTVLMHSQRSHEGHKAPSRTKIEQLQEMNPLRQLLALARQRQVFETTLPLSLNDRPFGAIRLGLAGSLLWNELSPAIWGSLLLALFTFPLAWAVAFGLSSLVLVPLRQIAQGVDRMARGEFDTPVAFDRHDEVGEIAEKLNLLGRQLQEDRSSLMSEKTRLEGIVHCLEDAIILLNREQAVIFANPVAEALLACPLMNAVGQSLGHILGEAHPLAEAVGEVFLRQQPVRNLALTVPGDRDTPLDILASAYPILDKNGVVGGMILLKNTEPLRQIQSLVDYSRKLADLGKLTSGVAHEVKNPLNAMIIHLELLKQKLNRPTEDVARSLDVLGKEIYRLDRVVQGFLRFVRPQTLELRPLDPNKLLQEVAQLTEAQGTSRGIAFSFCLDEEIPPINADHELLRQAFLNLVLNACQAMPDGGTVTLTTDRTAEGRICAHVIDQGVGIPPEDLDKIFRLYYTTKTDGNGIGLSLVYRIVQMHGGTIEVDSKMGQGTTMTVSFPTS